A single window of Xylanibacillus composti DNA harbors:
- a CDS encoding helix-turn-helix domain-containing protein, whose translation MKQIIGKTVKAIRIKQGISPEDWAHECDVDRSFISMIEVGRNEPSVTKIFDLCRGLRIKPSEFSSLWRWNMSECKMANILKNMNWEPSLILFSSI comes from the coding sequence ATGAAACAGATTATCGGGAAAACCGTGAAAGCGATCCGGATCAAGCAAGGCATTAGCCCAGAAGATTGGGCGCATGAATGCGATGTGGACAGGTCCTTTATCTCCATGATCGAAGTCGGCAGAAACGAACCATCGGTCACAAAAATATTTGATCTATGCCGGGGACTTAGGATTAAACCTTCTGAGTTTTCAAGCTTGTGGAGATGGAATATGAGCGAATGTAAGATGGCGAACATACTGAAAAATATGAACTGGGAACCTTCGCTCATCCTTTTCAGTTCAATCTAA
- a CDS encoding CPCC family cysteine-rich protein, giving the protein MEIKDLSTSHSCAQSSGLMPCLIRIAFTVFPIICFMITACSLKSSWEICRLCGWEDDGQDDPNADEVWDGPNGDYSLSARKKHYVMYRDMPL; this is encoded by the coding sequence ATGGAGATAAAGGACCTGTCCACATCGCATTCATGCGCCCAATCTTCTGGGCTAATGCCTTGCTTGATCCGGATCGCTTTCACGGTTTTCCCGATAATCTGTTTCATGATAACAGCTTGTTCGCTGAAGAGTTCTTGGGAAATCTGTCGCCTCTGTGGTTGGGAAGATGATGGACAAGACGATCCGAATGCGGATGAGGTTTGGGACGGGCCCAATGGAGACTATTCATTGTCCGCAAGAAAGAAGCATTATGTAATGTATCGCGATATGCCTTTGTGA